One window of Deltaproteobacteria bacterium HGW-Deltaproteobacteria-18 genomic DNA carries:
- a CDS encoding 50S ribosomal protein L7/L12, which produces MSDITKEQVVEFIANMTVLELSVFIKELEEKFGVSAAAPVAAFAAAPAAAAEAAEEEKTEFDVVLTEAGANKIGVIKVVRALTSLGLKEAKAKVDETPSVILEAAAKDAANDAKKQLEEAGAKVEIK; this is translated from the coding sequence ATGTCTGATATCACCAAAGAACAGGTTGTCGAATTCATCGCTAACATGACTGTGTTGGAACTCTCCGTCTTCATCAAGGAACTCGAAGAGAAGTTCGGCGTATCCGCCGCAGCTCCCGTGGCCGCTTTTGCCGCCGCTCCTGCCGCCGCTGCCGAAGCCGCTGAAGAAGAGAAGACCGAATTCGACGTTGTCCTGACCGAAGCCGGCGCCAACAAGATCGGCGTCATCAAGGTCGTGCGTGCTCTGACCAGCCTGGGTCTGAAAGAAGCCAAGGCCAAAGTCGACGAGACTCCTTCCGTGATCCTGGAAGCCGCTGCCAAGGACGCCGCCAACGACGCCAAGAAGCAGCTTGAAGAAGCTGGTGCAAAGGTTGAAATTAAGTAG
- the rpoB gene encoding DNA-directed RNA polymerase subunit beta, with amino-acid sequence MNKLIKKFGRIKDSIDIPHLLSLQLDSYNKFLQTDVSPSMRTDIGLEGVFRSVFPIHDFNKTATLEYVSYDIGKPKYDVDECIAKGLTFEAPLRIKVRLAVYDVDEASGSRTIHDIKEQDIYFGTIPLITQKGTFLINGTERVIVNQLQRSPGIIFEHDSGKTHSSRKILYSCRIIPMRGSWLDFDFDHKDILYVRIDRRRKMPATILLKAMGMTSEDILDYYYAKETFHLDGTSVLRRVEEYNFRKELAHADVVAPDGSVIVAAGKALTKGMWKRMIKAGIEYYEVRPETLETEYAAKDIVDPATGEVILRAGDPFAAGAVEKCLAAGITELGAIFSSGAEASACLRDTLAMDKCEDLESAQIDIYKRLRPSSPPTAEISASFFDNLFRNADYYDLSPVGRYKLNSRLSLNLPIDHRTLSNDDIFRSVKKLIQLKDSHGPADDIDHLGNRRVRPVGELVENQYRIGLVRMERAIKERMSLQEVATLMPHDLVNPKPVTAVLKEFFGTSQLSQFMDQTNPLSEVTHKRRLSALGPGGLTRERAGFEVRDVHLSHYGRICPIETPEGPNIGLIVSLTTHGLVNDYGFIETPYRVVKDAIVTDEIQYMEASTESGHIIAQANALFGDDRQFINAQVEARVEGEFAIVPREEVTLMDISPGQIVSISSALIPFLEHDDANRALMGSNMQRQSVPLLVTEEPLIGTGIEGKVAQDSGSCLLAEGDGEIMYVDADRVIVSYSDDLYPEAGGVRFYEVQKYHKSNQNSCFGQKPRVQIGDKVKKGAVLADGPAIHNGELALGKNLLVAFMPWCGYNYEDSILISERVVKEDVYTSIHIEEFDVFARDTKLGPEEVTRDIPNVGEEMLRNLDESGIIRIGARVKPDDILVGKITPKGETQLTPEERLLRAIFGDKARDVKNTSLKVPPGIEGTVIDVKVFNRRSGDKDERTHLIENYELERIDVRERQHAAALTETTRRKIWEVCKGKSVAKTIMGKRKGEVLLEANQPIKEDVFAEIPLKKIAGAFAAKDVNEAVKVQLDYFDLQLKFVKDVYESKRGKVTEGDDLPPGVIKMAKVYVAVKRKLNVGDKMAGRHGNKGVVSNILPEEDMPFFADGTSMDVVLNPLGVPSRMNIGQIMETHLGWAAKSLGQQIAAMVDEGVAKVRSEIKDIFDSSETSALIDTMTDDEVIEAARDLNRGIIMKTPVFDGADESEIWALLKRAGLPEDGKALLFDGRTGVPFHNKVTVGYMYYLKLHHLVDEKIHARSTGPYSLVTQQPLGGKAQFGGQRLGEMEVWALEAYGAAYLLQEFLTVKSDDVNGRVKMYEKIVKGSNFLESGMPESFNVLVKEMMALGLEVTLVEDDKKRPRKR; translated from the coding sequence ATGAACAAACTGATCAAGAAATTCGGACGAATTAAAGATTCCATTGATATCCCTCATCTTTTAAGCCTTCAGCTTGATTCGTATAATAAATTTCTGCAGACTGATGTCTCGCCCAGCATGCGTACGGATATCGGTCTTGAAGGCGTTTTTCGTTCTGTTTTTCCGATTCATGATTTCAATAAGACGGCCACCCTGGAATACGTCAGCTACGATATCGGCAAGCCAAAATACGATGTCGATGAATGCATCGCCAAGGGTCTAACCTTCGAAGCTCCCTTGCGGATCAAGGTTCGCCTTGCCGTGTACGACGTCGATGAGGCGTCCGGCAGTCGCACCATCCACGACATCAAGGAGCAAGACATATATTTCGGAACGATCCCGCTCATTACGCAGAAGGGAACGTTTTTGATCAATGGCACCGAACGAGTCATTGTGAACCAGCTTCAGCGTTCGCCCGGCATCATCTTCGAGCACGATTCCGGCAAGACTCATTCCAGCCGCAAAATTCTGTACAGCTGCCGCATTATTCCCATGCGCGGTTCCTGGCTGGATTTTGATTTCGATCACAAAGACATCCTGTATGTGCGTATCGACCGTCGCCGCAAAATGCCCGCCACGATTTTGCTCAAGGCCATGGGCATGACCAGCGAGGACATCCTCGACTATTATTATGCCAAAGAGACCTTCCATCTGGATGGAACCTCCGTTCTGCGTCGTGTCGAAGAGTACAACTTCCGAAAGGAATTGGCCCATGCCGACGTAGTCGCCCCTGACGGCAGCGTGATTGTTGCTGCCGGCAAGGCGCTGACAAAGGGCATGTGGAAGCGGATGATCAAGGCTGGTATCGAGTATTACGAGGTTCGCCCCGAAACGCTTGAGACGGAATATGCAGCCAAGGACATCGTCGATCCCGCCACCGGCGAAGTCATCCTGCGCGCTGGAGATCCCTTTGCCGCTGGCGCGGTGGAAAAATGTCTCGCTGCCGGCATTACCGAACTCGGCGCGATCTTCTCCTCTGGCGCCGAGGCGTCCGCCTGCTTGCGCGACACCCTGGCCATGGACAAGTGCGAAGATCTGGAAAGCGCGCAGATCGACATATACAAGCGCCTGCGTCCCAGTTCTCCCCCCACGGCCGAGATTTCAGCCAGTTTCTTCGACAACCTGTTCAGAAATGCAGATTATTATGATCTTTCCCCTGTTGGTCGTTATAAGCTCAATTCGCGCCTGAGCCTGAATCTGCCCATCGATCACCGCACGTTGTCCAACGACGACATTTTCCGATCGGTCAAGAAGCTCATTCAGCTCAAGGATTCACACGGTCCGGCCGATGATATCGACCATCTCGGAAATCGCCGCGTGCGCCCCGTCGGCGAGTTGGTGGAAAATCAGTACCGCATTGGACTTGTGCGCATGGAGCGCGCCATCAAGGAACGCATGAGCCTGCAGGAAGTCGCGACCCTCATGCCGCATGATCTGGTCAACCCCAAGCCGGTTACGGCGGTGCTGAAGGAATTTTTCGGCACATCTCAGCTTTCCCAGTTCATGGATCAGACAAACCCCCTGTCGGAGGTTACGCACAAGCGCCGCTTGTCCGCTCTTGGACCCGGCGGCCTGACACGTGAGCGTGCAGGGTTCGAGGTTCGTGACGTTCATCTGAGCCACTACGGCCGAATCTGTCCCATTGAAACTCCGGAAGGCCCGAACATCGGTCTTATCGTATCCCTGACCACGCACGGTCTTGTGAACGACTACGGCTTCATCGAGACGCCGTATCGCGTGGTCAAGGACGCAATCGTCACGGACGAAATCCAGTACATGGAAGCTTCCACCGAGAGCGGGCACATCATCGCCCAGGCCAACGCCCTTTTTGGTGATGACCGTCAGTTCATCAACGCTCAGGTCGAGGCTCGGGTTGAGGGCGAGTTCGCCATCGTACCCCGCGAAGAAGTGACCCTCATGGACATTTCACCGGGGCAGATCGTGTCCATCTCTTCGGCGCTGATTCCCTTTCTGGAGCACGATGACGCCAACCGCGCGCTTATGGGCTCGAACATGCAGCGTCAGTCGGTTCCGCTTCTGGTTACCGAGGAGCCTCTGATCGGTACCGGTATCGAGGGTAAGGTTGCCCAGGATTCCGGAAGCTGTCTTTTGGCTGAGGGCGACGGCGAAATCATGTACGTGGATGCGGACCGGGTAATCGTCTCTTATTCCGACGACCTGTACCCGGAAGCCGGCGGTGTTCGTTTTTACGAGGTGCAGAAATACCACAAGTCCAACCAGAACAGCTGCTTCGGCCAGAAGCCCCGGGTTCAGATCGGGGACAAGGTCAAAAAGGGCGCTGTCCTCGCTGACGGTCCAGCCATCCATAACGGAGAACTGGCGTTGGGCAAGAACCTGCTCGTGGCCTTTATGCCCTGGTGCGGCTACAACTACGAAGACTCCATCCTGATTTCGGAACGGGTAGTGAAGGAGGATGTCTACACATCCATCCACATCGAGGAATTTGACGTCTTCGCCCGCGACACCAAGCTCGGACCTGAAGAAGTCACCCGCGACATTCCCAACGTCGGTGAAGAAATGCTGCGCAACCTCGATGAGAGCGGCATCATTCGCATTGGGGCGCGTGTAAAGCCGGATGACATTCTGGTCGGCAAGATCACGCCCAAGGGCGAGACGCAGTTGACGCCGGAAGAGCGGCTCCTTCGGGCCATCTTCGGAGACAAGGCGCGCGACGTGAAGAACACGTCTCTGAAGGTTCCGCCGGGAATCGAGGGTACGGTTATCGACGTCAAGGTTTTCAACCGTCGTTCCGGAGACAAGGACGAGCGTACGCACCTGATCGAGAATTACGAGCTTGAGCGCATCGATGTGCGCGAGAGACAGCATGCCGCGGCCCTGACCGAGACCACCCGGCGCAAGATCTGGGAAGTCTGCAAGGGCAAGAGCGTGGCCAAGACCATCATGGGCAAGCGCAAGGGTGAAGTGCTTCTTGAGGCCAATCAGCCAATCAAGGAAGATGTTTTTGCGGAAATCCCGCTGAAGAAGATTGCGGGCGCGTTCGCAGCCAAGGACGTCAACGAAGCCGTAAAGGTGCAGCTCGACTATTTCGATCTGCAGCTCAAATTCGTCAAGGACGTATACGAAAGCAAGCGCGGCAAGGTCACCGAGGGTGACGATCTGCCTCCGGGCGTGATCAAGATGGCCAAGGTCTATGTGGCCGTGAAGCGCAAGCTCAATGTCGGTGACAAAATGGCCGGCCGTCACGGCAACAAGGGCGTTGTCTCCAACATCCTGCCGGAAGAGGATATGCCTTTCTTTGCAGACGGAACGTCCATGGACGTGGTCCTGAATCCTCTGGGCGTGCCTTCGCGAATGAACATCGGCCAGATCATGGAGACTCACCTTGGCTGGGCGGCCAAATCCCTCGGCCAGCAGATCGCGGCCATGGTCGATGAGGGCGTGGCCAAGGTACGCAGCGAAATCAAGGACATTTTCGATTCTTCCGAAACCTCGGCACTGATCGATACCATGACCGATGACGAAGTCATTGAAGCCGCCCGGGATCTGAATCGCGGCATTATTATGAAAACTCCCGTTTTTGACGGCGCCGATGAGAGTGAGATCTGGGCGCTGCTCAAGAGAGCAGGACTGCCTGAAGACGGAAAGGCGCTGCTTTTTGACGGCCGCACCGGAGTGCCTTTCCACAACAAGGTCACTGTCGGTTATATGTATTATTTGAAGTTGCACC
- a CDS encoding 50S ribosomal protein L10 — protein MNRAEKAKIIDGLKERADKASIAIVTDFHGLKVAELTPLRAKLHEVGCDYQVVKNTLARKAFMEGPHVVLNDHLKYNCAVAFGYDDPVVAAKVLVEFAKKNDKFSVRYASLEGKFLEEASIKALSELPGREQLLASVLGTMNAVPQNFVSLFANVVRGMVNVLTALKDKKEV, from the coding sequence GTGAATAGGGCAGAAAAAGCAAAAATCATCGATGGCCTGAAGGAGAGGGCTGACAAGGCGAGCATCGCCATTGTCACGGATTTCCATGGGCTCAAAGTGGCAGAGCTTACTCCCTTGCGTGCAAAGTTGCATGAAGTGGGGTGCGACTATCAGGTCGTGAAGAATACTCTGGCGCGGAAAGCATTCATGGAAGGACCACACGTGGTACTCAATGATCATTTGAAGTACAACTGTGCCGTGGCTTTCGGTTATGACGACCCTGTCGTCGCTGCAAAGGTCCTGGTTGAGTTTGCAAAGAAGAACGATAAGTTTTCCGTGCGTTATGCCAGTCTGGAAGGCAAGTTTCTGGAAGAGGCTTCCATAAAGGCCCTTTCTGAACTGCCCGGACGTGAACAGCTGCTTGCATCTGTTCTGGGCACGATGAACGCGGTACCGCAGAATTTCGTTTCTCTCTTTGCCAATGTTGTGAGAGGCATGGTCAACGTACTGACCGCTCTCAAAGACAAAAAAGAAGTTTGA
- a CDS encoding 50S ribosomal protein L1: protein MPKHGKKFQKVFEAIDGLKMYDVAEAVELVLKSSYAKFDETVDVAVNLGVNPKYSDQMVRGAVSMPHGLGKTVRVVAFCKGENEEKALSAGAIAAGGDELVEKIKGGWLDFDNAVATPDMMGHVGKIGKILGPRGLMPNAKTGTVTVELEKAIQELLAGKVEFRVDKAGVVHAPIGKVSFGTEKLLGNLRTVVDALIKLKPSTAKGTYVKAVSLSSTMGPGVKVDAASLRKAGE, encoded by the coding sequence ATGCCCAAGCACGGAAAAAAATTTCAGAAAGTATTTGAGGCCATTGATGGTCTCAAGATGTACGATGTGGCTGAAGCTGTCGAGTTGGTTCTCAAGAGCTCGTATGCCAAGTTTGATGAGACCGTTGATGTTGCCGTAAATCTGGGAGTCAATCCCAAGTATTCCGATCAGATGGTCCGTGGTGCTGTATCCATGCCCCACGGTCTGGGCAAAACTGTCCGCGTTGTCGCCTTCTGTAAGGGTGAAAACGAGGAGAAAGCCCTGAGTGCCGGTGCCATTGCGGCAGGCGGCGATGAACTTGTCGAGAAGATCAAGGGCGGATGGCTCGATTTCGACAATGCCGTGGCCACTCCCGATATGATGGGACACGTCGGCAAGATCGGCAAGATCCTTGGACCCCGCGGCCTTATGCCCAACGCCAAGACCGGCACCGTCACTGTCGAGTTGGAGAAGGCTATCCAGGAACTGCTTGCTGGCAAGGTCGAATTTCGTGTCGACAAAGCTGGCGTTGTGCATGCGCCTATCGGCAAGGTTTCCTTTGGCACAGAAAAACTGCTCGGCAACCTGCGCACTGTAGTCGATGCGCTGATCAAGCTCAAACCCTCCACCGCCAAGGGCACGTATGTGAAGGCAGTCTCCCTGTCCTCCACCATGGGACCGGGCGTCAAAGTTGACGCTGCCTCCCTGCGCAAAGCGGGTGAATAA